A region of Actinomycetota bacterium DNA encodes the following proteins:
- a CDS encoding LuxR C-terminal-related transcriptional regulator, giving the protein EELRADVRAGRLDADAIEAVLEAAGHPARRRREHVASLTAREVEVLRLVARGLSIREIARALTIAPKTADAHIQHIYTKVGVSTRAAATLFAMEHDLVGPLAS; this is encoded by the coding sequence GAGGAGCTGCGCGCGGACGTCCGCGCCGGCCGTCTGGATGCCGACGCGATCGAGGCGGTGCTGGAGGCGGCCGGGCACCCGGCGCGCCGGCGCCGCGAGCACGTGGCCTCCCTGACCGCGCGGGAGGTCGAGGTGCTTCGCCTGGTGGCCCGCGGCCTGTCCATCCGGGAGATCGCCCGGGCCCTGACCATCGCGCCCAAGACGGCGGACGCCCACATTCAGCACATCTACACGAAGGTCGGAGTCTCCACCCGGGCGGCGGCGACGCTGTTCGCCATGGAACACGACCTGGTCGGCCCCCTCGCGAGCTGA